TGCAGAGGCGCCCAACACATACTGTGCCGCAGGCACACTTCTGCCGTGCGGAGCACGGGCGGCCATTTTACATAGTGTGTATTTTGCGGTGAGCGTGAGCGAACGAACCATGTAGCGCAGCTACATGGCGCAAAATGGCACATTATGTAACTTGGCCGCGATAGCCACGCGAGCCCACGCCTTGCTGCCTGTGCGAAGCGATACCGTTCTGGGCGAGTGGGGATGGGGGCAAGAGCAGTGAGCGAAGCGCCTGCGTACAGGGGCGCAGCCGCTGTGCGCAGGCTGGCAACGATACCGGCACGTGCGATAGCAGGTGCCGACATTCGCGAGGCAGGACGCCGAGCGAGGGTGTCAACGGAGCACACCGATAAACGAAGCGGGCCAGGATGGCCCGAGGCAGCCGGCGCGCGGCGTGCCGAGCGAAGCGACGAGGGAGGGAACGACCGAGGAACGCAGCGATTGCACGCCGAGTGACGGCGGTAACGGCGCGATGAGTGCGTGTCCGACTGCCACGGCGTGAGGTCCGGCGATACACCGCGTCAGTCCGCGATCCCTTCCAGGTCTGCCTTTCGTTCCAGCTTGGCACCGGGATGTGTGGCCGCGTGGATCGCCTTGAGCTTGGTAATCGAGACGTGCGTGTAGATCTGCGTCGTCGACAGCTCTGCGTGGCCCAGCAGCTCCTGAATGTAGCGCACGTCCGCACCGTTTTCGAGCATCAGTGTCGCCGCGGTGTGCCGCAGCAGATGGCAGGAACCGCGCTTGGTGATGCCCGCACGCCGCTTGGCCTGGTCGATGCGATCACCCGCACCGCTCGTCGTCACGCGCGTCCCGCGTTCGTTGATGAACAGCGCCGGATCGGCCGGATCGCGGGCAAACGTCGGGCGCACTTCATTGACATACCGCTGCACCCAGGCCAGCGCACGTTCACCAATCGGAACCATGCGCCCCTTGCGGCCTTTGCCGCAGCGCACGTGCAGCACGCCGCGCACGGCATCGATGTCGTACAGGTCCAGGTCGCACAGTTCCACGCGACGGATGCCGGTGGAGTAAAACACCTCGGCCATGGCACGGCCGAGCACGCCAGCGCCGTCGTCCAGATCGAACGAAGCAAGCAGCGATTCCGCCTCATCTTTCGACAGCGCCTCCGGCAGGATCCGCCGTGGCACACGCGGCATGTCCAGATCACTGGCCGGGTTGGCCGCGACATGGTTGTGACGAACCAGCCAGCGGAACCACGATCGCACGCGAGCCAGCATCACGCCCTGCCGCTGCAAGGTCAGCGGTTCGCCGTTCGCCTTGCGGTAATAGAACAGGTGCCGCTGATAGCGCTCCAGCATCGGCTTGGTGATCTCGCCCGGACGCTCCACGCCGCGCTCGCGACACCAGCTGTCGAACGCCGACAGATCGCGTCGATACGTATCGAGCGAGCCTTCGCGCAGACCACGGATCAACTGCGCGTGCAGATACCGCGTGATCCACGCCGCCATGCTGTCGGAGGTAGCTGGACTTTCCAGCGCGCGCCGACGCTCACCGTATTCACCACGACGCGGCATGTCAGTGTTCCACCACGGGCGGCAGCGGGTACGACACCCCGTTACGGTACGACGACGGTGTTTTCTCACCGGTAAGAGGTGCGTTCTGCTCGACAGCAGCGACTAGAGAAGAAGATCCCGCGGCAACACTGGCGATACGCGCTGTTTCGATGGTCCGCGAGGTGGCCACAAGGTCACCACGAGCCGGCCACGAGGTGCCCACGAGGTCAGTGCTTCCGGCCGCGAGGTTGACCGTCGTACCCACAGACGCCAGACCCATCAGCTGCGGTGCACTGCGCTGCACATCACCATCGAACACCAGTTCATAGACGAAGCGCTGGCCGTTGCGGCCGGCGTGCGCGAGCACGTATTCCAGCTCGACCAGGCGATCCAGGTGCACGCGTACCTGCGCTTCGCTCAGGCCCGTGTGCTCGCGCAGCGCACGGCGCGTGAAGCGCACGCCGGTGCGCGGGATCGCCTGCGCCTGCGCGCACGTGTCCACGTACGCGACGGCCTGGCTCAGCAACCGCCGCGTCGGCGGCGGCAGTTCATCCAGCGAACGGCCGAGCACGTCGTGGGCCAAGCGATTGGCCAGCGCGATATCGGCAGCGCTGACCTCGATGTATTCGACGGTCTTTCCGCCGTGGACAACCGAGCGGACCGGCCGCTGGTATTGGTGCAACAACGCGATGCTGTCGATCAGGGCCAGGTACTTCGCATGATCGCGGCGCAGGCGCACGCGATCCGATGCAAAGGTCAGTTGTTCGGCGAAGGGATTCACCACCGCCAACGGCCGCAGCAGCGCCTGTGCCGCACGATGGGCGGCCAGCAGGTCATCGGTGCGGGCTTTCGCGAGAAGACCTTCCAGCGTGCGACCAGATCGCTGCTTGGCCTGGATCGCCGCGGTCTGCTCACGGCTTTCGTTGATCGTGAGAACCAGGCACCGGTTCAACAGCTCTTCGTCGATATCGATCGCGGTCGTCGTCAGGAACAGCATCACCGGGCCTTCGACCCGGTATTCCTGCGTGACCAGCTGGCCCGTCGTCGGATCCTTGCCGGTCGAGGCGATCGTCAGTTCGCCCTGCGATTGCAGCACCTTCAGCGCGTACGCGGCCTGCCGAACCCCCTCCTCTTCCGCGATGGCGAGGATCTTGTGCTTCATGCTGGTTTCGCCCAGATAAAACAGGCTTTGCCCCGTCATCGCCGAGTAGTGCACGCGTTCGCTCTCGGGCATCAGTGCGAGCAACGCATCCATCAAGGTCGATTTGCCGGCCGCGCTGGTCGACTGGATCAGGATGGCGAGGGGCTTTTCCAACTTGCGACTGACACAGGCCAGGTATGCGACCAGCGCATTGCTCGCCTCGCCCACCACACCCGTGGCTTCCACATCGCGCACGATGCGCTCGATCAAGTCGGGATCGCGCAGCAGCGTCAGGCCGGCGTTGTGCTGATCGGGTGTCAACGTCGGCGCGGAACTCGCTTCGGCCGGCTTCAATTTCTGCCGGATCAGCTCGTCTTGCCGCTGCTCGACCACGCGCAGCACCGCGGCCAGATCCGAGCGAGCCGCCTCTTCCGAGATGCCCAGTTCCGCACTCGCTTGCTTGATCCAGCCGCCGCGCTGTTTCGCGGCGTATAGCTCGACGGTGTCGATGTGGACGAAGCTGCCACACGTGGCCTTGATCCACACCTTCAGCTGTTCGTAGGACAGGTTCTTTTCCACACCACGCACGACATAGCCACGATCGCCCAGCGTGATGCGGACTTCGTCATTGACGATTTCCACCGGCACCGGCGGAACACTCGGCGGCACGCGGTGTGCTGGCAGCTCCGGCGCTGCGGCTTCGTCAGTTTCCGGAGCAGAAGCAGCGACTAAAGAAGGAAGTTCAGCAGGAACAGCGGGCGTTTCCACCATCGGAACCGTCTCGGTGCGTTGCGGCGGCTGGCCGTTACCCAACCACTCGGCTTGCCGGATCACCAGGCCAAGGGATTTGCTCGCCGGCTGCACGCTCACCGCATACGCGTTCGCGTCCATGCCCTTCGGGAAGCGGCAGCGATAGGTGTCGAAGCCTTCGGCGATCAGACGCGCGGAGAGCTTTTCCGCCGCGCTATTGCCCGCTTCATCGGCATCGTAGGCAATCAGTACGCGTTTGATGCCATGCCGATGGAACGCGGTAAGGATGTCATCGGTAAAGCCTTCAATGCCGTAGCTCGACGTCACGTTGCGATAGCCCGCACACCAGAACGTCAGCGCATCGATCAAGGCTTCACACAGGATCACTTCTTCCTGCCCGATCAAGCCCGCTTCGTTGAACACGCCACGGTGCGGGCCGGGCAAGTACAGGTGCAAGGGTGTACCGGCGCGCAGCTTCGTATCACGCGTGACCTTGCGGCCGTACAGCTCGGTGATGGCACCGTCAGGCGTGATCACCGGAATGACCAACGAACCGTTGAAGTGCTCGTGACCGCTGTCGCGATACACACCCATGCGTTCCAGCGCGCCGCGGATCGTCGCACCGGCCTTGACGTTCTTGTCGGGCAGCTGATAGCCCAGCGTGCGGTTGGCAAAGCCGAGCTGGAAGGACTCGATCAGATCCGGATGCGTCAGCCCACGTGCTTCCAGATACGCCAACGCCTCCGGGCTTTGCTGGAGCGTGGCGTGGTAGTAGTCCAGCACGCGGCGCAGCAGCGTCTGATCGTCTTCCAGCATCACACCCATGCGCGGCGGCGGTGCTTCAATCACCGTCGGCGGGGCCACGCCCGTTTCCTGCCGCAGCCGCTCCACCGCCTCGCGGAACGAGATCGACTCCGACCGCATCACCCAGTCGATCACCGAGCCGCCGGCCTGGCACGCACCCAGGCAATGCCACAGGTTCGACTTCGGCGACACCACCAAGGACGGCGTCTTGTCGTCGTGGAACGGGCACCGTCCGATCCGATCCTTGCCGTGGGCCTTGAGCGTCACTCCGCTGGCTTCCACCAGGCGAACCAGGGACACCT
This genomic stretch from Tahibacter amnicola harbors:
- the xerC gene encoding site-specific tyrosine recombinase XerC, with the translated sequence MPRRGEYGERRRALESPATSDSMAAWITRYLHAQLIRGLREGSLDTYRRDLSAFDSWCRERGVERPGEITKPMLERYQRHLFYYRKANGEPLTLQRQGVMLARVRSWFRWLVRHNHVAANPASDLDMPRVPRRILPEALSKDEAESLLASFDLDDGAGVLGRAMAEVFYSTGIRRVELCDLDLYDIDAVRGVLHVRCGKGRKGRMVPIGERALAWVQRYVNEVRPTFARDPADPALFINERGTRVTTSGAGDRIDQAKRRAGITKRGSCHLLRHTAATLMLENGADVRYIQELLGHAELSTTQIYTHVSITKLKAIHAATHPGAKLERKADLEGIAD
- a CDS encoding CHC2 zinc finger domain-containing protein, which produces MARIPDAEIDRLKLEVSLVRLVEASGVTLKAHGKDRIGRCPFHDDKTPSLVVSPKSNLWHCLGACQAGGSVIDWVMRSESISFREAVERLRQETGVAPPTVIEAPPPRMGVMLEDDQTLLRRVLDYYHATLQQSPEALAYLEARGLTHPDLIESFQLGFANRTLGYQLPDKNVKAGATIRGALERMGVYRDSGHEHFNGSLVIPVITPDGAITELYGRKVTRDTKLRAGTPLHLYLPGPHRGVFNEAGLIGQEEVILCEALIDALTFWCAGYRNVTSSYGIEGFTDDILTAFHRHGIKRVLIAYDADEAGNSAAEKLSARLIAEGFDTYRCRFPKGMDANAYAVSVQPASKSLGLVIRQAEWLGNGQPPQRTETVPMVETPAVPAELPSLVAASAPETDEAAAPELPAHRVPPSVPPVPVEIVNDEVRITLGDRGYVVRGVEKNLSYEQLKVWIKATCGSFVHIDTVELYAAKQRGGWIKQASAELGISEEAARSDLAAVLRVVEQRQDELIRQKLKPAEASSAPTLTPDQHNAGLTLLRDPDLIERIVRDVEATGVVGEASNALVAYLACVSRKLEKPLAILIQSTSAAGKSTLMDALLALMPESERVHYSAMTGQSLFYLGETSMKHKILAIAEEEGVRQAAYALKVLQSQGELTIASTGKDPTTGQLVTQEYRVEGPVMLFLTTTAIDIDEELLNRCLVLTINESREQTAAIQAKQRSGRTLEGLLAKARTDDLLAAHRAAQALLRPLAVVNPFAEQLTFASDRVRLRRDHAKYLALIDSIALLHQYQRPVRSVVHGGKTVEYIEVSAADIALANRLAHDVLGRSLDELPPPTRRLLSQAVAYVDTCAQAQAIPRTGVRFTRRALREHTGLSEAQVRVHLDRLVELEYVLAHAGRNGQRFVYELVFDGDVQRSAPQLMGLASVGTTVNLAAGSTDLVGTSWPARGDLVATSRTIETARIASVAAGSSSLVAAVEQNAPLTGEKTPSSYRNGVSYPLPPVVEH